The following are from one region of the Aequoribacter fuscus genome:
- the yjgA gene encoding ribosome biogenesis factor YjgA, whose protein sequence is MQDEEWDDWDDLPPSKSAVKRQLAELTDLARVLVELPQKRLDQIPIEDETLQEGIELARRITANSGRKRQIQFLGKRLRSLDTTAIMAALNREHETDKEAAHKHHMAERWRDDIMADGMNAINAFVGEFQHAERSQLRGLWQQAQKERSKGAPPASYRKLYKAIFSALDA, encoded by the coding sequence ATGCAAGATGAAGAGTGGGATGACTGGGATGACCTGCCCCCCAGTAAAAGCGCGGTGAAACGACAACTGGCCGAGCTTACGGACCTCGCAAGAGTGCTGGTTGAACTGCCACAAAAACGTCTTGATCAAATTCCCATCGAAGACGAAACCTTGCAAGAGGGTATTGAGCTCGCGCGGAGAATTACCGCGAATAGCGGTCGTAAACGACAGATTCAATTCTTGGGCAAGCGCTTAAGAAGCCTCGATACTACCGCAATTATGGCAGCGCTAAATCGTGAACACGAAACCGATAAAGAAGCTGCTCACAAACATCACATGGCTGAGCGTTGGCGAGACGACATTATGGCTGATGGCATGAATGCGATTAACGCATTTGTCGGCGAATTCCAACACGCCGAACGCAGTCAGCTTCGCGGCTTGTGGCAACAAGCGCAAAAAGAACGAAGCAAAGGGGCGCCACCGGCGTCCTATCGAAAATTGTATAAAGCTATTTTCTCAGCACTCGACGCATAA
- a CDS encoding Maf family protein — translation MVILASQSPRRRELLARIVSDFQVRPADIDETPRANESAEQYVQRLAHEKATKVQEVCAGSCIIAADTTVVVDDLMLQKPESEQEAFAMLSSLRGREHRVLTGLAVYTSTRRALKVVSTSVRFACVSDDLIKAYIATGEPSDKAGAYALQGVGDVLVESIEGSVSNVIGLPLQILSELLVASGVNLSLSRSVD, via the coding sequence ATGGTGATTTTAGCGTCTCAGTCGCCGCGTCGTCGTGAGCTTCTCGCCCGTATTGTATCCGACTTTCAGGTTCGTCCTGCGGACATCGACGAGACGCCGCGTGCCAACGAATCTGCTGAGCAATACGTTCAGCGCTTGGCTCATGAAAAGGCAACAAAGGTACAGGAGGTGTGCGCTGGGAGTTGTATTATCGCCGCTGATACTACCGTGGTGGTTGATGACCTCATGTTGCAAAAGCCCGAGTCAGAGCAGGAGGCTTTTGCGATGCTTTCGAGTTTGAGGGGGCGAGAACACCGGGTGCTAACCGGGTTGGCCGTCTATACGTCGACGCGCCGAGCCCTCAAGGTTGTGAGCACGAGCGTGCGCTTTGCCTGTGTGAGTGACGATTTGATCAAGGCATACATCGCCACGGGTGAACCGAGTGATAAAGCCGGGGCTTATGCCTTGCAGGGTGTTGGCGATGTACTGGTGGAATCGATCGAGGGCTCAGTGAGCAACGTCATCGGTCTGCCCCTGCAGATCTTAAGCGAACTTTTGGTTGCCTCGGGAGTGAATTTGTCATTATCCCGGAGTGTCGATTAG
- the mreD gene encoding rod shape-determining protein MreD, with product MIRDSLVVLFTLVIAMLLSIWTTEVSGLPLLIDWVALVLFYWVVALPARVGLTYALLTGFTVDVLSASPLGHYALIMTLVCLFGQLICLRFRKMDVLSQIALVFMLAGVARFIDVWLASFETQAVAVTPPLLTALCSALVWPVVMQILRYFRRYHGLTEW from the coding sequence GTGATACGTGATTCACTGGTGGTACTTTTCACCTTGGTGATTGCGATGTTGCTCAGTATTTGGACGACCGAGGTGTCGGGCCTACCCCTGCTGATTGATTGGGTGGCCTTGGTGCTGTTTTATTGGGTCGTTGCTCTGCCTGCCAGGGTTGGCCTGACCTATGCATTGTTAACGGGATTTACCGTTGACGTGCTGAGTGCAAGCCCCTTGGGCCATTACGCTTTGATTATGACTTTGGTGTGTCTGTTTGGGCAGTTGATCTGCTTGCGTTTTCGTAAAATGGACGTTTTGTCTCAGATAGCGCTGGTGTTCATGCTTGCCGGTGTCGCGCGCTTTATTGATGTTTGGCTGGCATCGTTCGAGACTCAAGCTGTTGCAGTGACTCCCCCTCTGTTAACCGCCTTGTGTAGCGCCCTGGTGTGGCCCGTGGTAATGCAAATTTTGCGCTATTTCAGGCGCTATCATGGCCTAACAGAATGGTGA
- the gatB gene encoding Asp-tRNA(Asn)/Glu-tRNA(Gln) amidotransferase subunit GatB codes for MSWEVVIGLEVHLQLATQSKIFSGSSTRFGAEPNTQASAVDLAMPGMLPVLNEQAVRFAVLFGLGIGAEIGQRSVFDRKNYFYPDLPKGYQISQFEQPIVGKGAFTVTLSDGTTKTIGITRAHLEEDAGKSLHDAIPGASGIDLNRAGTPLLEIVSEPDIRSAEEAVAYLKALHTLVTYLGISDGDMSQGSMRCDINLSLRRPGASEFGTRTEIKNVNSFRFVERAIHSEIERQSDVLEDGGVIIQETRLYDAERDETRSMRSKEVANDYRYFPDPDLLPVVLNDETIDAIRASLPELPDAKRERFKEQYGLGDYDARALCDSQAMANYFEDAAAAGGDAKLAANWMLSELAAQLNANNIELEQAPVSAQQLGQLIVRIKDNTLSSKMAKQVFDALWQGEGDVDAIIEQRGLKQVSDSGALESLVNEVVANNPDQVAQYRAADDGKQKKLLGFFVGQIMKASKGQANPKLVNELLNKALK; via the coding sequence ATGAGTTGGGAAGTCGTTATCGGGCTCGAGGTACACCTGCAGCTTGCCACCCAATCCAAAATATTTTCCGGAAGCTCGACCCGTTTTGGGGCCGAACCCAACACTCAAGCCAGCGCGGTTGATTTAGCCATGCCCGGCATGCTCCCGGTGCTCAATGAGCAAGCGGTGCGTTTCGCCGTACTTTTCGGATTGGGTATCGGCGCCGAAATTGGGCAACGGTCGGTCTTCGATCGCAAAAACTACTTCTACCCTGACTTACCCAAAGGGTACCAAATAAGTCAGTTCGAACAGCCCATCGTTGGCAAGGGAGCCTTCACAGTCACTTTATCTGACGGCACCACCAAGACAATAGGTATTACCCGCGCGCACCTCGAAGAGGACGCCGGCAAATCGCTACATGATGCCATTCCCGGCGCTTCGGGCATTGACTTGAACCGAGCCGGCACGCCTTTACTTGAAATCGTCAGCGAACCCGACATTCGTAGCGCGGAAGAAGCGGTCGCTTACCTCAAAGCACTGCACACTCTGGTCACTTACTTAGGTATTTCCGATGGCGATATGTCACAGGGTTCAATGCGCTGTGACATCAATTTATCGTTGCGCCGTCCAGGTGCGAGCGAATTTGGCACTCGCACCGAAATCAAAAACGTCAACTCGTTTCGTTTCGTAGAGCGCGCTATTCATAGTGAAATCGAGCGGCAATCGGATGTCCTAGAAGACGGCGGTGTCATTATTCAAGAAACACGCCTGTACGATGCCGAGCGAGATGAGACGCGCTCGATGCGCTCAAAAGAAGTCGCCAATGACTATCGCTACTTCCCCGACCCCGATTTACTGCCCGTCGTATTAAACGATGAGACGATCGACGCCATTCGAGCCAGTTTACCAGAGCTGCCCGATGCCAAGCGGGAGCGCTTTAAAGAACAGTACGGCTTGGGCGACTACGACGCCAGGGCTCTGTGCGATAGCCAAGCCATGGCCAATTATTTTGAAGACGCCGCCGCAGCCGGTGGTGACGCGAAACTGGCCGCCAACTGGATGTTGTCGGAACTCGCCGCACAGCTTAATGCCAACAATATCGAGTTAGAGCAAGCACCTGTGAGTGCACAGCAGCTCGGCCAACTCATTGTGCGCATTAAAGACAATACGCTGTCGAGTAAAATGGCTAAGCAAGTATTTGATGCCCTGTGGCAAGGCGAAGGCGACGTCGACGCCATTATCGAGCAACGCGGCCTGAAGCAAGTGAGCGATTCAGGCGCATTAGAGAGTCTGGTCAACGAGGTGGTTGCGAACAACCCCGATCAGGTAGCGCAATATCGAGCGGCCGATGACGGTAAGCAGAAAAAACTGTTGGGCTTTTTTGTCGGGCAGATCATGAAAGCGTCGAAAGGCCAGGCCAACCCAAAGCTTGTCAACGAACTGCTGAACAAAGCGCTGAAGTAA
- the gatC gene encoding Asp-tRNA(Asn)/Glu-tRNA(Gln) amidotransferase subunit GatC, with protein sequence MSVTTSQLSEVATLARLQLEAEQAEPVTHAINQILGLVDQLQALDLQGVTPMAHPRDEVQRLRVDAVTETNHREAFQAIAPAAEEGLYVVPPVIE encoded by the coding sequence ATGTCCGTCACAACCAGTCAACTCAGCGAGGTGGCAACACTCGCTCGTTTGCAACTTGAGGCCGAGCAAGCCGAGCCGGTGACCCACGCAATCAACCAGATTTTAGGCCTCGTAGACCAATTACAGGCTCTAGATTTACAAGGCGTAACTCCCATGGCCCACCCCCGCGACGAAGTCCAACGTCTGCGGGTAGATGCCGTGACAGAAACCAACCATCGTGAAGCCTTCCAAGCGATTGCACCCGCTGCTGAAGAAGGCCTGTACGTCGTACCTCCGGTGATTGAATAA
- the mreC gene encoding rod shape-determining protein MreC: protein MKPLFIKKSRLGLRAGLLTALLVVMWVADRQTDLLDPVRRAGLDATDFIFDVAAVPRNIWQALSEASRSEDALYNRVDQLERENLVLQAKLQQMVALRAENSRLRALMNAGPRERNDVLATEIIGVSPNPNRQIIAIDHGSNERVYPGQPLIDSDGLLGQVIEVASDTAQVMLISDASHSVPVQIIRNSVRAIAEGTGDLNRLRIEYLSTTTDVEVGDQLVTSGLGGRFPMGYPVAKVVAVERTDGDRFATVWAEPLAQLSRTRHGLLLFPEGALASDITLGSRAIAP, encoded by the coding sequence ATCAAACCGCTGTTCATCAAGAAGTCACGACTTGGACTACGTGCGGGTCTGTTAACTGCCCTGCTAGTCGTGATGTGGGTGGCAGATCGTCAAACGGACTTGCTTGATCCTGTCCGTCGCGCTGGGCTTGATGCTACGGACTTTATTTTCGACGTGGCAGCCGTTCCACGCAATATATGGCAGGCGTTGTCGGAGGCTAGTCGTTCTGAAGATGCCCTGTATAATCGGGTTGATCAACTCGAGCGCGAAAATCTCGTACTACAGGCCAAGCTGCAGCAAATGGTGGCGTTGCGTGCTGAGAACTCACGCTTACGTGCTCTCATGAATGCCGGGCCGCGCGAGCGTAATGATGTCTTGGCGACAGAAATTATTGGCGTGTCACCCAACCCAAACCGACAAATCATAGCGATCGATCACGGCAGTAATGAACGGGTTTATCCGGGGCAGCCACTCATTGACTCTGATGGCCTGCTGGGCCAAGTTATTGAAGTCGCCAGTGATACCGCCCAGGTTATGTTGATTAGTGACGCGAGTCATTCGGTACCTGTCCAAATCATCCGCAATTCGGTGCGCGCGATTGCTGAGGGCACCGGTGACCTCAATCGTTTACGCATCGAGTATTTATCGACGACCACCGATGTGGAAGTAGGCGACCAGCTTGTGACCTCAGGTTTGGGTGGGCGTTTCCCCATGGGTTACCCAGTGGCCAAAGTGGTCGCTGTAGAGCGTACCGATGGCGACCGATTTGCGACCGTTTGGGCAGAGCCTTTGGCTCAGCTCAGTCGAACTCGGCACGGTTTGTTGTTGTTTCCAGAGGGTGCTTTGGCCTCTGACATTACTCTCGGTTCAAGAGCTATCGCGCCGTGA
- the gatA gene encoding Asp-tRNA(Asn)/Glu-tRNA(Gln) amidotransferase subunit GatA, protein MTASIRTLATELRQGTRSAVELTQDYLQRIEQRDDQLNSYITVASERALAQAQAADERLSRGDASLLCGIPIAHKDLFCTRNLATTCASKMLANFVPPYDATVVERIDTAGAVTLGKTNLDEFAMGSSNENSFFGAVKNPWDLDCVPGGSSGGSAAAVAAELCVAATGTDTGGSIRQPAAFCGITGLKPTYGRVSRLGMVAYASSLDQGGVMAKSADDCAILLEAMAGFDLKDSTSSGHPTIRYSEQLNTSIAGLRIGIPRQYFNEQLDAKMAGILQQSLRELEKLGAQLIDIDLQQTGLAIPAYYIIAPAEASTNLSRYDGVRYGYRCDNPKDLQDLYVRSRSEGFGKEVQRRILVGTYSLSSGYYDAYYGQAQRARRLIAEDFAKAFTQVDIIASPTTPGPAFGLNSKTQDPVAMYLEDIYTLAVNLAGLPGLSMPAGFYDHRPVGLQLIGNHFDESTLLRTAHQYQQNTDWHTRRPGLIAGGES, encoded by the coding sequence ATGACTGCCAGCATCCGAACCCTCGCGACTGAGTTACGCCAAGGTACACGTTCGGCGGTGGAGCTCACCCAAGACTACCTGCAGCGCATTGAACAACGTGACGACCAATTGAATAGCTATATCACCGTCGCATCTGAGCGCGCACTGGCGCAGGCGCAAGCTGCCGATGAGCGTTTGAGCAGGGGCGACGCCTCCCTGCTGTGCGGCATTCCCATCGCCCACAAAGATTTATTTTGTACCCGCAATTTAGCCACCACCTGTGCATCGAAAATGCTGGCCAATTTTGTTCCGCCCTACGACGCGACAGTTGTCGAACGAATCGACACCGCGGGCGCAGTAACTTTGGGCAAAACCAATCTCGACGAATTTGCCATGGGCTCGTCTAACGAGAACAGCTTTTTTGGCGCGGTCAAAAACCCCTGGGATCTAGACTGTGTCCCCGGCGGCTCGTCGGGCGGCTCCGCAGCGGCGGTCGCTGCTGAATTATGTGTGGCAGCCACGGGCACTGATACTGGGGGTTCGATCCGCCAGCCCGCAGCGTTTTGCGGTATCACTGGCTTAAAACCTACCTATGGACGGGTGTCGCGCTTAGGTATGGTGGCTTATGCCTCATCGCTAGATCAAGGTGGCGTAATGGCGAAAAGCGCCGACGATTGCGCAATTTTACTCGAGGCCATGGCGGGCTTTGACCTTAAAGATTCCACCTCAAGTGGCCACCCGACCATACGTTACTCCGAACAATTAAACACGTCGATCGCAGGTTTGCGCATTGGCATTCCACGCCAATATTTTAATGAGCAACTCGACGCCAAAATGGCGGGGATCTTGCAACAATCTTTGCGTGAGCTTGAAAAGCTTGGGGCTCAGCTCATTGACATCGACCTGCAGCAGACAGGCCTTGCGATTCCCGCTTACTACATCATCGCGCCGGCGGAAGCGTCGACCAACCTTTCTCGCTACGACGGCGTTCGCTATGGCTATCGGTGCGACAACCCAAAGGACCTTCAAGACCTCTATGTGCGTAGTCGCAGTGAAGGCTTTGGTAAAGAAGTTCAACGCCGTATTTTAGTCGGCACCTACTCACTGTCCAGCGGTTACTACGACGCCTATTACGGACAAGCACAACGCGCGCGACGCCTCATCGCAGAGGATTTTGCCAAGGCTTTTACCCAAGTCGATATCATTGCTAGCCCCACAACCCCTGGCCCAGCATTTGGTTTAAATAGCAAAACGCAAGATCCCGTGGCCATGTATTTGGAAGACATCTACACCTTGGCGGTTAATCTTGCCGGCCTACCTGGCTTATCGATGCCCGCAGGATTTTACGATCATCGCCCCGTTGGACTGCAGTTAATTGGCAATCATTTTGACGAGTCGACCCTGCTGCGAACGGCGCACCAGTACCAACAAAATACCGACTGGCATACTCGTCGCCCCGGTCTCATTGCAGGAGGTGAGTCATGA
- a CDS encoding YhdP family protein, producing MSSNTPHFYDRLSSLLWRIIVFSIVLLAVYVSFGRLLSHHVDRYREPIIDRINHAIPGRLEAERIALRWESFAPTLVLNEVILYGDSGAISGTRVEFEAAELSVDIVASLRLWMPSVSSLAIKGLQVEYQVGLNSEAANNAPRSAQSLQFLTRVLEVLMDKTRRLDISAARIGVNRENKYYEALLDFDYWRDGSERQLKITIGDSTGTDIQVLAQGLGNPLRPEEFNGSGFASLAMSQEPLEILSGSAPIAAQQSAGFALTAYLQAQANDWRLGGHWSFSGLNLRNPSADAQLSGELRVDTDFKHAAARLFNLKLETQSEPLVLPNMRAHWRDGALLLNSETLDVQQLSRLLREVAKDSTLAKTLEELEPQGRVLQPRMLWRQGQNNLRAHLKLDGVSIEASDKRAGGAGITGDVWLRDNKAMFQLNTPVLELALPTVYAKPLEIANATAELYASWDAAVLHLRADNIHGLAAVGDTHGKLALKLPFQQGVVAPEMELYLGVSEGNAAARNTVIPATIPENLQRWLDTAIGDAAARDLGFFYRGSLLKEERDARSIGLIGRLQAMELKFLPDWPALTIDSAVLIMDDEQTGLWLEQGGLPGVRASSVGAEVWLDLERQPHLSIDGSIRGQLGAALADLRESPLAIYVPQTSGSWDVQGEIAGRLTIDTPLVGVVRPEVSLSLNLHDVGLTPAPGLTLRNIHGDLAYSTEDGFSAETLTGNVWGQSLQARIATQVGEVQTTHIEFSSALHGPSLEAFMNLGIQGHLHGESTVDGILVLAPEQAALQLTSDLKGLQIDLPEPLAKPAAASLAMRFDLDLRDPALRGALLLGQAMTLDAQFATDQTGFAVGLGRSPLPLEAGLSSLTGALPRLDLDAWRSVLPESNEASQAHYLVQDLRVERLHFMQRELDSVVLMAERQASDWFIGWQTQWLSGELSSKTQDDHWRLHLIDVDLQAFAELWVDQAESSQGWSDLPELHVSFDQVREGDQVLGRGELRLSQSDEDYTLMVMNGEWRKLRADPEQPITLMWPKQGVMNSRVSGGVLVDNLGEVFEAFGYESVLKTQSGRADFDLEWPGGPEQFGFAGTDGQLKIRLKDGKFLKASAGAQGALKVITILNFADIVSRLSLTQLFESGVPFNQLAIDASADLGLINIDKMNMESSASRFQFSGQANLLDESLDGRLIATLPVASNLPWLAALTGGLPAAAGVYVISKIFEKQVDKFSSAVYSVKGTWQEPELAFDKLFDTKLPKPKAGAEQGGSEETDQTQTEQDVLDEPDVLGGPGAAGDQPSPDQTEASVSEQGVSPN from the coding sequence ATGTCTTCCAATACACCGCATTTTTATGATCGCTTGAGCAGTTTGCTGTGGCGGATTATTGTTTTCAGCATTGTACTGCTCGCGGTGTATGTCAGTTTTGGCCGTTTGTTGTCTCACCATGTTGACCGGTATCGCGAACCCATCATTGATCGCATCAATCACGCTATCCCTGGCCGACTCGAAGCTGAGCGAATTGCACTGCGATGGGAGTCGTTTGCTCCGACGCTTGTATTAAATGAGGTGATTCTTTACGGTGATTCTGGCGCCATCTCTGGGACTCGTGTTGAATTTGAAGCAGCAGAACTCAGCGTCGATATTGTAGCGTCTCTGCGGCTTTGGATGCCGAGTGTGTCGAGTTTGGCGATCAAGGGACTGCAGGTGGAATACCAAGTCGGTCTCAACAGCGAGGCGGCGAACAATGCGCCACGGTCCGCACAGTCCTTACAGTTTTTGACCCGGGTTCTGGAAGTGCTGATGGATAAGACTCGGCGCCTTGATATAAGTGCCGCGCGTATAGGGGTCAACCGAGAGAATAAATACTACGAGGCTCTCTTGGACTTCGATTACTGGCGAGATGGCAGTGAGCGCCAGCTCAAGATAACTATCGGCGACAGTACCGGAACCGATATTCAGGTGCTCGCCCAAGGGCTCGGTAACCCACTGCGACCAGAGGAATTTAACGGTAGTGGCTTTGCCTCGCTGGCGATGAGCCAGGAGCCTCTGGAAATCTTGTCAGGCAGTGCGCCCATAGCGGCACAGCAAAGCGCTGGGTTTGCTCTTACGGCGTATTTGCAGGCACAAGCGAACGATTGGCGCTTGGGTGGGCATTGGTCCTTTTCTGGGCTCAATTTACGCAACCCAAGCGCTGATGCTCAGCTCTCAGGTGAGCTCAGGGTCGATACCGATTTTAAGCATGCGGCTGCGCGCTTGTTTAATCTGAAGCTAGAGACTCAGTCTGAGCCTTTAGTTTTGCCGAACATGAGAGCGCACTGGCGAGACGGTGCACTACTGTTAAACAGCGAGACTCTGGATGTGCAGCAGCTGAGTCGTCTGTTACGCGAGGTGGCTAAAGACAGCACTCTGGCTAAGACCTTGGAAGAGCTCGAGCCGCAAGGACGCGTCCTACAACCCCGAATGCTGTGGCGTCAAGGTCAAAACAACCTGCGCGCGCATCTCAAATTAGACGGTGTGAGTATTGAAGCCTCCGATAAACGAGCGGGTGGTGCCGGTATTACCGGTGACGTGTGGTTACGAGATAATAAAGCGATGTTTCAACTCAACACCCCTGTGCTCGAGTTAGCGTTGCCTACCGTTTACGCCAAGCCCTTAGAAATAGCGAATGCGACCGCTGAGCTATACGCCTCTTGGGATGCTGCCGTTTTGCACCTTCGGGCGGATAATATTCATGGCTTGGCGGCGGTGGGCGATACGCACGGTAAGCTGGCGCTGAAACTGCCGTTTCAACAGGGGGTCGTTGCACCCGAAATGGAGCTTTATCTGGGCGTAAGTGAGGGTAATGCCGCCGCTCGCAACACCGTTATTCCCGCTACCATTCCAGAGAATTTGCAACGCTGGCTAGATACCGCGATTGGAGACGCGGCCGCTCGTGATCTGGGTTTTTTCTATCGCGGCTCGCTCCTGAAAGAAGAGCGAGATGCTCGCAGCATCGGCTTGATAGGCCGTCTCCAAGCCATGGAATTAAAATTTTTACCCGATTGGCCGGCGCTGACTATCGACTCGGCTGTGCTGATTATGGATGATGAGCAGACCGGCCTTTGGTTAGAGCAAGGAGGCTTGCCCGGTGTCAGGGCGAGCTCAGTAGGTGCAGAGGTGTGGCTTGATCTCGAGCGGCAACCACACTTGAGTATTGATGGCTCGATCCGGGGACAACTGGGTGCTGCTCTAGCCGATCTGCGAGAGTCACCGCTGGCGATTTATGTCCCGCAGACGAGTGGCAGCTGGGACGTTCAAGGCGAGATAGCTGGCCGGTTAACCATCGATACTCCTTTGGTCGGTGTGGTTCGTCCCGAGGTGAGTCTCAGTTTGAACTTACATGATGTAGGCCTGACTCCGGCGCCCGGTCTGACGCTTCGCAATATACACGGTGATCTCGCTTACAGCACCGAAGACGGATTTTCTGCCGAAACCTTAACGGGTAATGTTTGGGGGCAGTCTTTACAAGCGCGTATTGCCACACAGGTGGGTGAGGTCCAAACAACGCATATTGAGTTCTCCAGCGCGCTGCACGGCCCCTCGTTGGAAGCGTTTATGAATCTTGGTATTCAAGGTCACTTGCACGGCGAGAGCACGGTTGATGGCATTTTGGTGTTGGCCCCTGAGCAAGCCGCGTTACAGTTGACGAGTGATTTAAAGGGGCTGCAGATAGATCTACCCGAGCCTTTGGCAAAGCCAGCCGCTGCAAGCTTGGCGATGCGGTTTGATCTGGATCTTCGCGACCCAGCATTGCGCGGTGCGCTGCTACTAGGACAAGCGATGACCCTTGATGCTCAGTTTGCGACTGATCAAACTGGGTTTGCTGTCGGTCTTGGTCGATCGCCGCTCCCGCTGGAGGCCGGTTTATCAAGTCTTACCGGCGCTTTGCCTCGGCTTGATCTTGACGCTTGGCGGTCCGTTTTACCCGAGTCTAACGAGGCATCGCAGGCGCATTACCTTGTCCAGGATCTGCGGGTAGAGCGATTGCACTTTATGCAGCGCGAACTCGATTCCGTGGTATTAATGGCGGAGCGACAAGCGTCGGACTGGTTTATTGGCTGGCAAACCCAGTGGTTGAGCGGAGAGTTGAGTAGCAAGACGCAAGATGATCACTGGCGCCTACACCTAATCGATGTTGATTTGCAGGCGTTCGCTGAGCTCTGGGTGGATCAGGCAGAGTCGAGCCAAGGCTGGTCTGACTTGCCCGAGCTGCACGTCAGTTTTGACCAAGTCCGTGAGGGTGACCAGGTTTTAGGACGAGGTGAACTGCGCTTGTCTCAGAGTGACGAGGACTACACGCTAATGGTGATGAACGGCGAGTGGCGTAAACTCCGGGCCGATCCTGAACAGCCGATTACCTTGATGTGGCCCAAGCAAGGCGTGATGAATTCGCGCGTGTCGGGTGGTGTCTTGGTTGATAATTTAGGTGAGGTGTTTGAGGCGTTCGGTTATGAAAGCGTGCTAAAGACCCAGTCAGGCCGAGCTGATTTCGATTTAGAGTGGCCAGGTGGTCCAGAGCAGTTCGGTTTTGCTGGTACCGACGGGCAGCTCAAAATTCGCCTCAAAGACGGCAAATTCTTGAAAGCGTCAGCGGGTGCTCAGGGCGCTCTGAAGGTGATCACGATATTGAATTTTGCTGATATTGTGAGTCGTTTGAGTTTGACTCAGCTGTTTGAATCGGGCGTGCCGTTTAATCAGCTTGCGATCGATGCCAGTGCCGACCTGGGTTTGATTAATATCGATAAGATGAACATGGAGAGTAGCGCCAGTCGTTTTCAGTTTTCCGGGCAGGCTAACTTACTGGATGAAAGTTTGGATGGTCGTTTGATTGCGACCTTGCCCGTGGCCAGCAATCTGCCGTGGTTAGCGGCACTGACCGGAGGGCTTCCCGCTGCGGCTGGTGTGTATGTCATTAGCAAAATTTTTGAGAAGCAGGTCGATAAATTTTCGAGCGCTGTTTATTCGGTGAAGGGTACGTGGCAAGAACCTGAACTCGCCTTCGATAAGTTATTCGATACCAAACTACCTAAGCCAAAAGCGGGCGCTGAGCAGGGTGGCTCGGAAGAAACTGATCAGACTCAAACGGAGCAAGATGTTTTAGATGAGCCCGATGTTTTGGGAGGGCCCGGGGCCGCAGGTGATCAGCCGAGCCCTGACCAGACTGAAGCGTCTGTATCAGAGCAAGGCGTGTCGCCGAATTAA
- a CDS encoding rod shape-determining protein, whose amino-acid sequence MFKRLRGMFSNDLSIDLGTANTLIYVKDQGIVLNEPSVVAIRIHNGQKSIEAVGTEAKRMLGRTPGNITAIRPLKDGVIADFQVTEKMLQHFIAKVHETRFIRPSPRVLVCVPCMSTQVERRAIRESALSAGARDVRLIEEPMAAALGAGLNVEEATGCMVVDIGGGTTEIAIISLNGVVYSDSVRVGGDRFDEAIIAHVRRRYGSLIGEATAERIKQEIGCAFPGGEMREIDVRGRNLAEGVPRSFTLTSDEILEALSDPLQLIVQGVKSALEQSPPELAGDIAESGVVLTGGGALLRDLDKLISSETGLPVVISDDPLTCVARGGGIAMERMDRHTLELLSSE is encoded by the coding sequence ATGTTCAAACGACTGCGCGGTATGTTCTCTAACGATCTATCGATCGACTTGGGTACTGCAAATACCCTCATATACGTAAAAGACCAGGGAATCGTGTTGAACGAGCCATCAGTGGTGGCTATTCGTATTCACAATGGCCAGAAGTCGATCGAAGCGGTAGGTACCGAGGCCAAGCGTATGTTGGGTAGGACGCCGGGCAATATCACGGCCATTCGCCCATTAAAAGATGGTGTCATTGCAGATTTTCAGGTCACCGAAAAAATGTTGCAGCACTTCATCGCGAAAGTTCACGAAACACGCTTTATTCGCCCGAGCCCCCGAGTGCTTGTCTGTGTACCCTGTATGTCAACGCAAGTCGAGCGTCGGGCGATTCGTGAAAGTGCCCTGAGTGCAGGCGCTCGTGATGTTCGTCTCATTGAAGAACCGATGGCGGCCGCGCTTGGGGCGGGCTTGAATGTCGAGGAGGCCACCGGCTGTATGGTGGTCGATATCGGTGGTGGCACTACCGAAATCGCGATTATTTCGCTCAACGGCGTGGTTTACAGCGATTCTGTGCGCGTGGGTGGCGATCGCTTTGACGAAGCCATTATTGCCCACGTTCGACGTCGCTATGGCAGCTTGATTGGCGAGGCGACCGCAGAGCGGATTAAGCAAGAAATTGGTTGTGCCTTCCCCGGCGGCGAGATGCGTGAGATCGACGTGCGAGGGCGTAACTTGGCAGAGGGCGTGCCTCGAAGCTTTACGCTAACGAGTGACGAGATCCTAGAAGCTCTGTCGGACCCACTGCAACTTATCGTTCAAGGCGTTAAGTCTGCGCTGGAACAATCGCCGCCAGAACTCGCGGGCGATATCGCGGAATCGGGCGTAGTATTGACCGGTGGTGGCGCTTTGTTGCGTGATTTGGATAAGCTGATTTCCTCCGAAACTGGCCTGCCCGTGGTGATCTCGGATGATCCCCTGACGTGTGTGGCGCGCGGCGGCGGTATTGCGATGGAACGTATGGATCGGCACACCTTGGAGTTGTTGTCTAGCGAGTAA